In Primulina huaijiensis isolate GDHJ02 chromosome 4, ASM1229523v2, whole genome shotgun sequence, the DNA window aataaaatattgatttgcaGTTGTTTGCCTTGAAAACGTTCGATACCCGATACAAAATTGTTCATGAATCATGATCAAATCTCGTGTGTGTGCATATACTTTTATGTGCGTAGATTGTATCCACGGGGATATTCATGTAGAATTTTTGTTGTTAGCAATAATTTTCCGTGGGTCTTGAGCCGACCCGTCGAACGATTCAGAAACTTGAAATCTATTCATTTTGACAGTCCATAATAACCATAATCAGAGATAAATATAGTGTGGGGATGGTGGTGAAGGATGCGCAGGGGAGAGTCCGCGGGAAGTAAGCTTGTCCGATTCGGTTTCCTGGAAGTGTGGTTTGTGCAGAACTTCTGGCTATAAGGATGGGAATGGACTTCTGCTTGACGCTTGGGCTGGACAATGTGTGCATATTTTCTGACTCTCTGGTAGCGGTTAAGGCGGTAAGTGAAGAGAATTTCGATCTAAGTCACAGCGACGGAGTGGCTTCTGAAGTTAGAGCGATGCTTGAGGATGAGTCATTCTTTTCGATACAACATATGAGGCGTACGGCTAACAACGTCGTTCATGCTCTAGCTCAACGAGCTCTAGTGTTTTCTTTGTTATTTGAATGGACCGATGGCGTTCTTTCGTCGTGGCTCATTAATATTGTAACTCAAGACTTGTCGGTTATTTGAGTTATGgaaatatttatattcaaaaaataataataataaccatttttcaacatgaattatttaaaattttaaagttaataaTCACTATAACTAGCGTCCCTTACTCAAACAAGATTTTTGtgaaaagttttaaaataaaaaattatatagattatttttttaaatgattttagtttttataataataataatatgatgatgataaatttactataataattttttccttGAATAATGAAGGTTAAATCAAATAAAGAACGAACCCTGACACCAAAATTtgttaatattatgatatatgagtCTCAAGTTTAATAATGTAGTACAGATAATGTAGATTATTACACGACATTTCTGTCCTCCGAAACCTTATTTTTCTCCTCAAACAAAAATCATGACACGATGGAGAAGCCCGACGCCTTGCTTTCCTTCGATAAGGATTGTGTTGGCCTACGACACAGATTATTACATCCAACCTTCTCCTAtacacaaaaacaagaaaacattATAGATATCGTTTGGCTCATGGATGAGATGAGATGACGtatgatataatatataaagATGATAAATCAACATAATTGGATATGATAATAGTGTATGACACTAACCCTTCATAATACTTGggcaagaaaaaataaaaatgatttatcgATATGTTATCATCCGCACCAAAATGATACATAAAAAAGATATACTACTACAAATTGCGAATCTCAGGTTTTTAACATTCcttaaaaatttataacacTAAAAACATCCATATTCGAAATATTACGGGAAAAAAGATTTAATACCTCGACGTTGTCATACTCGTAGCGAACGTTAAAGACGCATGTGCAGCAGCTCTCGTCATGTGATCTCCTTTCAATTCCGGTGACATGAGCATCAACATAAAGTGCATGATATTCATTGACCTGGGAATCGACATTAAAAGGTCGAAGTTAAAAAGCCTGTTTCGAGGCATAACTTGAAGGGTAAGAGAAGAGCAGTACCCTGTAGCAGAGAACTTGATCCCCGACATTAACAGTGTCGCATTCGGTAGGAACTAAAGGAATCGAGCGCTCCCTTATTGCCCTGTCAGCGCTTACCCATTCGTCTTCCTCTCTGTCAAAACCCGCAAATCTCACACGAACCATCTGTCATGTTGACAGGGAACACTTAGAATAGCTTTACTACCAACAATCTTGTCATAGGAATGGAAACCAAGAAACATGGAGGAAAAAGTAGAAATTAAACAATGAAatcagaaggaaaaaaaaaagagttatgTTTTCACAAGAACGGATCCCCTCCATGACGAATTCAAATATAAGACGGAAACCAAGGCGGGTAAATGGAAAACAATACGGAAGAAAAGTGAAGATCTTACAAGCTCCCCGGAGTTGAGAACTCTGAAATTGAGGAAGTATGCAACGTCGAACCTAAGAAACAGGGAAAGGATGCTGTGTCAAGTTGCCATAATGATGTAACAAAGTcgcaaaataacaaaaattaacgTCTACAAATCATACAAAAACCGGCAAGACAATATTTAACAATTCTGAGTTGTTTAAAGGAATATTAAAAGATCAGAGAAGGATTAAGCAGAATCGGATTTAATTAAATGGATGCTCACCAAGCATAATCCTTTGCTGATCTAGCTTCAAACATCAAGTTTGGTAGCTCCACAGCTGCTTCACTGATAGAAATTGTCGATACTGGCAAGAAATTGCATAAGCTATTATAGCCCAAGCAATCACATGTGAACTATTGACATGCACGACACCGACACTAAATAACATCCATTTCTTATATTAACAGCACttgaaatgaaataattaacCAAATACTGTTAAAAATACTCAATTTTGTTATGTATCTCTGGATGTAACGAATCATATAAAATGacttcttcttttcttcatttCTACGATCACAAACCGTATATTTTTCAGTAAAAGAAGGCGACCTTTACCTCTTCTTT includes these proteins:
- the LOC140974837 gene encoding protein SAWADEE HOMEODOMAIN HOMOLOG 1-like, with the translated sequence MEVNDEFEIMDMEDDEFEFTLSEIMEMENLFKEMCEKFISQSFCQELATKFSHSVYRSEKFPVKWEQVRSWFQDKQSTLAVKATPSFSPDVTLASPRALPVKRRVSTISISEAAVELPNLMFEARSAKDYAWFDVAYFLNFRVLNSGELMVRVRFAGFDREEDEWVSADRAIRERSIPLVPTECDTVNVGDQVLCYRVNEYHALYVDAHVTGIERRSHDESCCTCVFNVRYEYDNVEEKVGCNNLCRRPTQSLSKESKASGFSIVS